Genomic segment of uncultured Desulfobacter sp.:
AACGGCGCCCAAAGACGGGGTTCCCCCCTCCCAAAGGACGCCTGAAGAGATACTCTCTGCTTCGGGAACCCTCTCCCGGCTGGATGTCAGCCGCCTTGTGGTAAAAAGGAGGTTTATCCAGGCAAGAATTCTGGATAAAGCCTGCGCCCAAAAATTCATTGATCAAAAGCTGATTTCAGCCGGCGCGTTGGACATCTGCCTGTCCGAACAGTTGATGCGATTCAAGAATAATGGAGAATGTATTCCTGTCAGGGATCTTCTTATAGAAAAAAGCATGATTGACCATGATACCTGGGAAAACATGTTTAGAGATGCCGCCGAATTCGAAGACATTGCCATCCCCGAACAACCACCAAGCCAGACGAATCTGTCCGAGGACGAGCTCCCCATTGAGCTGATCGTGTCCAACCGGGGCACAAAGGCATGGATCAAAAATAAAAGGCCCCAGCGCCAGGATGTCACTGTAAGCCAAGTCAAAAGTTTGCTGGAAAAAAGAGGCGTGACAACCGGTATCATAGCCGATGAAAAAATAGCAACGCGTTTAAGAAATCATCTGGGCGGCGGAGAAAAATGGCTCGTGGCAGAAACACCGATTAATCAGCCCGAGGCAGATGGCCGCATTGAATATTTTTTCACGACCCAAGACCGATGTCCGGGGATTTTCAAAGAGGACGGCACCATTGATTTCAAAGATCGTGGTGAAATTCCATTCGTAAAAAAAGGACAGCTGCTTGCAAAAAAAATTATCTGGGAACAAAGCCAGGCGGTCCCCAATGTATTGGGCGAACTGATCCGGCTTGAACCGCTGGAACAGGTGACATTAAAAGGGGGAACAGGGACAAGGCTCTCGGAAGACGGCTTTGCACTCTACGCCACCGGCGAAGGAGAACCCAGCCTGGATAACCGAGGGATTATTTCGGTTTACCAGGAGCTTATCATAGAAAAGGACGTGGGCTTTGAAACCGGTCATATCGATTTTGAAGGCAATGTATTTGTTCACGGGAATATCAAGGACGGCTTCAAAGTCTCCTGTGCCAATCTCACGGTCAGCGAAATCAACGGTGGCATAATCTCTGCGAACGGAAATCTCAAAGTGTCAAAGGGCATTACCAATGCAAAGGTTTCAGCCCAGGGCAATATCACAACCCAATTTATCAACAAATCAAAGATAAAAGCCTTGGGCAATGTGACCGTAACCCGGGAAATCCTGGAATCCTCAATCTCCATCAACGGGCAATTTGTAAATACCCAGGGCAGAATCATCGCATCGACCATCTGTGCAAAAAGGGGAATGTCCGTCAGGGTGGTAGGTACGGAAAAATCCGAACCGCCCATACTCAAACCCGGCAGGAACGACTACTTGAATGAGGTCAAAAACAAACTGATTGAACGAGAAAATAAGACAAACAATCTGATTCAAACCCTGACCGAGAAAAAGAAAAATCTGGAAGAAAAAAATATAAATACACACGAAAAAATTATGTTCCATTCCTGCACCTGCGAAACGCTGAAAAAAAGTGCAAAAGAACTGCAGGCCCAGGTTCCCCATATGACACAAGAGAAAAAAAACCGGTTAAAAGAGGAATACAAAGATACCGTATTCCGGCTGAAAACGGTTGAGAAGGCCATTCGCGCGTTGTTTAATACCCAGGATGACCTGGTTGCACAAATAGAGACCTATCAGGAACGCATCCAAAAGGCCCTGGATGACCAGGCTGAAATCTCCGCCCAAAAAATAGAAATTGATCAGTTAATGGCAGATAAAACCGGGGTACCCAGGGTGCAAATATCAAAACAAATACAAGCCGGCACCCGGATCATTGGCCCCAACAGCGCCATGAATGTTCCCCACAATCTCGGGGCATGTAAAATACTGGAAGTAAAAAAATATTTCGGCAACCTTCCCGCCGGAAAGGAGATGGTGATCCGCAAGTTATAGCCGCAGCATATGTGCCCGGAACGAAAAATTTAAATATTTTATCAGGATGGCGGTCCTAAACCTTGCGTATTAATGTCTTCATATCGTATTCTCTGTCGGAGATTTTCATAAAACACAGGAGGCACAATAATTTTGGGAATCGTTCTTGAACCTAACAAACTGGCCTTTCAAAGCCTTGCAAAGGCGCAAATGCCGTTTGGTAAATACAAAGGCCGGCTGCTGGTGGACCTACCCGAACCCTATCTGGTGTGGTTCAGCAGACAGGGATTTCCCCCGGGCAAATTAGGCGAGCAGCTGCAGACCGTGTATGAAATCAAGCGAAATGGCCTGGAGTACCTGTTCAAATCATGAAAACGCTTCACCTGATCCGTCATGCCAAATCCAGCTGGAAAAACGATTCCCTTGCAGATATTGACAGGCCTTTAGCCCCAAGGGGCATTCGTGCATGTGCCGTCATGGCCCACGAAATTGCCAAAGTAGGATGTGATTTTTCCCATGTGTTCACAAGCCCTGCCCAAAGGACCCAGGAAACCATTGAACGAATTGCCGCAAATCTTAAGGACTGTTCTTTTACCTGGACCGTGGCAGAAAAGCTATACACCTTCAGCGTCCAGGAGCTGTTGGCATTTTGCCGAAACGACCTGCCGGAAATCATTGACCAGGCCGTTATTGTGGGGCATAACCCGGCGCTCCATGAATTTTGCAATTGGATGATCGAAGAACCCGCCATAGA
This window contains:
- a CDS encoding FapA family protein codes for the protein MNAINKEILDAGILLLDDEHNILKALRRLLNRHGFTTVNTALNAEQGFTIIRNADKPFAVILSDQHMPGINGYAFFNQVKDLSPDSRRILMTGYHDFNAAMDAINQGGIHKYITKPWDESDLLGMLTTEIEIYHSIHEKRRIQVIIKNQNAQLYQLARQKTREKKAFKKQEAAKKEQLTSIKKVLDQFKKAEGMEKGLPGLDHFFSDKQIQDQTNLILVFDILNQEIDTILAGMAQKHNLHFPPDSSQPDTAKNSSVMPSPDYDLIDQIIGLALQNAIPRLANLHPTFGDGVDFDAYTTVPDIWELAWKEGLVEAEQISKLQEQTAPKDGVPPSQRTPEEILSASGTLSRLDVSRLVVKRRFIQARILDKACAQKFIDQKLISAGALDICLSEQLMRFKNNGECIPVRDLLIEKSMIDHDTWENMFRDAAEFEDIAIPEQPPSQTNLSEDELPIELIVSNRGTKAWIKNKRPQRQDVTVSQVKSLLEKRGVTTGIIADEKIATRLRNHLGGGEKWLVAETPINQPEADGRIEYFFTTQDRCPGIFKEDGTIDFKDRGEIPFVKKGQLLAKKIIWEQSQAVPNVLGELIRLEPLEQVTLKGGTGTRLSEDGFALYATGEGEPSLDNRGIISVYQELIIEKDVGFETGHIDFEGNVFVHGNIKDGFKVSCANLTVSEINGGIISANGNLKVSKGITNAKVSAQGNITTQFINKSKIKALGNVTVTREILESSISINGQFVNTQGRIIASTICAKRGMSVRVVGTEKSEPPILKPGRNDYLNEVKNKLIERENKTNNLIQTLTEKKKNLEEKNINTHEKIMFHSCTCETLKKSAKELQAQVPHMTQEKKNRLKEEYKDTVFRLKTVEKAIRALFNTQDDLVAQIETYQERIQKALDDQAEISAQKIEIDQLMADKTGVPRVQISKQIQAGTRIIGPNSAMNVPHNLGACKILEVKKYFGNLPAGKEMVIRKL
- a CDS encoding DUF3820 family protein; translation: MGIVLEPNKLAFQSLAKAQMPFGKYKGRLLVDLPEPYLVWFSRQGFPPGKLGEQLQTVYEIKRNGLEYLFKS
- a CDS encoding histidine phosphatase family protein codes for the protein MKTLHLIRHAKSSWKNDSLADIDRPLAPRGIRACAVMAHEIAKVGCDFSHVFTSPAQRTQETIERIAANLKDCSFTWTVAEKLYTFSVQELLAFCRNDLPEIIDQAVIVGHNPALHEFCNWMIEEPAIEKMPTCAYARLSLDADAWSGIGPRRMRLTAFLTPKMFQ